One region of Streptomyces davaonensis JCM 4913 genomic DNA includes:
- a CDS encoding hydantoinase B/oxoprolinase family protein, whose amino-acid sequence MTGWQFWVDRGGTFTDIVARRPDGRLLTHKLLSENPARYSDAAVAGVRLLMNGSEEPVEAVRMGTTVATNALLERKGERTVLVVTRGFRDALRIAYQNRPRIFARRIELPELLHERVVEVDERIAADGTVLRAPDLDALVGPLRQAYDDGIRALAVVCVHSHLHPAHEQAVGQLAERIGFPQISLSSEVSPLMKLVPRGDTAVVDAYLSPVLRRYVQHVADELHGVRLMFMQSNGGLAEAGQFRGKDAILSGPAGGIVGMARMSQLAGFDRVIGFDMGGTSTDVSHFAGEYERVFTTQIAGVRLRAPMLDIHTVAAGGGSVLHFDGSRYRVGPDSAGADPGPACYRGGGPLAVTDANVMLGRIQPAHFPQVFGPDGDQPLDADLVRDRFAALAREIRDRTGDDRTPEQVAEGYLQIAVANIANAVKRISVQKGHDVTRYALTTFGGAGGQHACMVADSLGIRTVLVPPMAGVLSALGIGLADTTAMREQSVEAPLEAAAMPGVLKTADDLESAARSELLAEDVPEDRVRVVRRAQLRYDGTDTTLTVELTEPDTMRNTFEERHRATYSFVLDRPIVVEALSVEATGITAPPDLSTLATHQGRAVTPDTVRLHTGGAWRDAPLHRREDLPPGESVTGPAIITEAGSTTVVDDGWRAATTDDGHLVMERAAITQSSDLDTKADPVLLEVFNNLFMSIAEQMGARLESTAQSVNIKERLDFSCALFDPDGNLVANAPHIPVHLGSMGTSVQEVIRRRGDSMRPGDTYAVNDPYHGGTHLPDVTVITPVFDATSTESHRILFYVASRGHHAEIGGIAPGSMPADSRTIEEEGVLFDNWLLAEDGRFREKETHSLLTEAPYPSRNPKTNLADLRAQIAANQKGVDEVARMIEDFGLDVVQAYMRHVQDNAEEAVRRVIDALDNGEYAYETDSGAVIRVSVRVDRENRSATVDFTGTSAQLATNFNAPFSVVNAAVLYVFRTLVDDDIPLNDGCLRPLRIVVPPGSMLAPEPPAAVVAGNVETSQAITGALYAALGVQAEGSGTMNNVTFGNERHQYYETVASGSGAGDGFPGAPVVQTHMTNSRLTDPEVLEWRLPVRLDEFAVRPDSGGDGRWRGGDGAVRRIRFLEPMTVSTLAQHRRIPPYGLAGGAPGALGAHRVERADGTVTELGGSDTADVGPGDVLVIETPGGGGYGSPSPDPHQAGEEKDDLRAF is encoded by the coding sequence GTGACAGGCTGGCAATTCTGGGTCGACCGAGGCGGCACCTTCACCGACATCGTCGCGCGGCGCCCCGACGGCCGGCTGCTCACCCACAAGCTCCTCTCGGAGAACCCGGCGCGCTACTCCGACGCGGCCGTTGCGGGTGTACGCCTGCTGATGAACGGCTCCGAGGAGCCCGTCGAGGCCGTCCGCATGGGCACCACCGTCGCCACCAACGCTCTCCTGGAACGCAAGGGCGAGCGCACCGTCCTGGTCGTCACCCGCGGCTTCCGCGACGCCCTGCGCATCGCCTACCAGAACCGCCCCCGCATCTTCGCCCGCCGCATCGAACTCCCGGAGCTGCTCCACGAGCGCGTGGTCGAGGTCGACGAACGCATCGCCGCCGACGGCACCGTCCTGCGCGCCCCCGACCTCGACGCCCTCGTCGGGCCGCTGCGCCAGGCCTACGACGACGGGATCCGCGCCCTCGCCGTGGTATGCGTGCACAGCCACCTCCACCCCGCCCACGAACAGGCCGTAGGACAACTTGCCGAGCGGATCGGCTTCCCCCAGATCTCGCTGTCCAGCGAGGTCAGCCCACTGATGAAGCTCGTCCCGCGCGGGGACACCGCCGTGGTCGACGCCTACCTCTCGCCGGTCCTGCGCCGCTACGTCCAGCACGTCGCCGACGAACTCCACGGCGTCCGGCTGATGTTCATGCAGTCCAACGGCGGCCTCGCCGAAGCCGGACAGTTCCGCGGCAAGGACGCCATCCTCTCCGGCCCCGCCGGCGGCATCGTCGGCATGGCCCGCATGTCGCAGCTGGCCGGATTCGACCGGGTCATCGGCTTCGACATGGGCGGCACCTCCACCGACGTCTCGCACTTCGCGGGCGAGTACGAACGCGTCTTCACCACACAGATCGCCGGTGTCCGGCTGCGCGCCCCCATGCTGGACATCCACACCGTCGCCGCGGGCGGCGGCTCCGTCCTCCACTTCGACGGCTCCCGCTACCGCGTGGGGCCCGACTCCGCGGGCGCGGACCCAGGCCCCGCCTGCTACCGCGGCGGCGGCCCGCTCGCCGTGACCGACGCCAACGTCATGCTCGGCCGCATCCAGCCGGCCCACTTCCCCCAGGTGTTCGGGCCCGACGGCGACCAGCCGCTCGACGCGGACCTCGTCCGGGACCGGTTCGCCGCCCTCGCGCGGGAGATCCGCGACCGGACCGGCGACGACCGCACCCCGGAGCAGGTCGCCGAGGGCTACCTCCAGATCGCCGTCGCCAACATCGCCAACGCGGTCAAGCGGATCTCCGTGCAGAAGGGCCACGACGTCACCCGCTACGCCCTCACCACCTTCGGTGGTGCGGGCGGCCAGCACGCCTGCATGGTCGCCGACTCGCTCGGCATCCGTACCGTCCTCGTCCCGCCCATGGCCGGGGTCCTCTCCGCCCTCGGGATCGGCCTCGCCGACACCACGGCCATGCGTGAACAGTCCGTCGAGGCCCCCTTGGAAGCCGCCGCCATGCCCGGCGTCCTGAAAACCGCCGACGACCTGGAGTCCGCCGCCCGCTCCGAACTCCTCGCCGAGGACGTCCCCGAGGACCGCGTCCGCGTCGTCCGGCGCGCCCAACTCCGCTACGACGGCACCGACACCACCCTCACCGTCGAGCTGACCGAGCCCGACACCATGCGCAACACCTTCGAAGAACGTCATCGCGCCACGTACTCCTTCGTCCTGGACCGCCCGATCGTCGTCGAAGCCCTCTCCGTGGAAGCCACCGGCATCACCGCACCCCCCGATCTCTCCACCCTGGCCACCCACCAGGGCCGTGCCGTCACCCCCGACACCGTCCGCCTCCACACGGGCGGCGCCTGGCGCGACGCACCCCTCCACCGCCGCGAGGACCTTCCTCCCGGCGAATCCGTCACCGGACCCGCGATCATCACCGAGGCCGGCTCGACGACCGTCGTGGACGACGGCTGGCGGGCCGCGACGACCGACGACGGGCATCTGGTCATGGAACGCGCGGCGATTACACAGAGTTCCGATCTCGACACGAAAGCCGACCCGGTTCTGCTGGAGGTCTTCAACAACCTCTTCATGTCGATCGCCGAACAGATGGGCGCCCGCCTGGAGTCCACGGCCCAGTCCGTCAACATCAAGGAGCGTCTGGACTTCTCCTGCGCCCTCTTCGACCCGGACGGAAACCTGGTGGCCAACGCGCCGCACATCCCCGTCCACCTGGGCTCGATGGGCACCAGCGTCCAGGAGGTCATCCGGCGCCGCGGCGACTCGATGCGGCCGGGCGACACCTACGCCGTCAACGACCCGTATCACGGCGGCACCCATCTACCCGACGTCACCGTGATCACACCGGTCTTCGACGCGACGAGCACGGAGAGTCACCGGATTCTCTTCTACGTCGCCTCCCGCGGCCACCACGCCGAGATCGGCGGCATCGCCCCCGGCTCCATGCCCGCCGACAGCCGCACCATAGAGGAGGAGGGCGTCCTCTTCGACAACTGGCTCCTCGCCGAGGACGGCCGCTTCCGCGAGAAGGAGACCCACAGCCTGCTCACCGAGGCGCCCTACCCCTCCCGCAACCCCAAGACCAACCTCGCCGACCTGCGCGCCCAGATCGCGGCCAATCAGAAGGGCGTCGACGAAGTCGCCCGCATGATCGAGGACTTCGGCCTCGACGTCGTCCAGGCGTACATGCGGCACGTCCAGGACAACGCCGAAGAGGCGGTCCGCCGCGTCATCGACGCCCTCGACAACGGCGAGTACGCCTACGAGACCGACTCCGGCGCCGTCATCCGGGTCAGCGTGCGCGTGGACCGCGAGAACCGATCCGCCACCGTCGACTTCACCGGCACGTCAGCGCAACTGGCCACCAACTTCAACGCACCCTTCTCCGTGGTCAACGCGGCCGTCCTGTACGTCTTCCGCACGCTCGTCGACGACGACATCCCGCTCAACGACGGCTGCCTGCGTCCCCTGAGGATCGTCGTACCGCCCGGCTCGATGCTCGCCCCCGAACCACCGGCCGCGGTCGTCGCGGGCAACGTCGAGACCTCCCAGGCCATCACCGGCGCCCTCTACGCGGCGCTCGGCGTCCAGGCCGAGGGCTCCGGCACCATGAACAACGTCACCTTCGGCAACGAACGCCACCAGTACTACGAGACGGTCGCCTCCGGATCCGGCGCGGGCGACGGCTTCCCCGGCGCGCCCGTCGTCCAGACCCACATGACCAACTCGCGGCTCACCGACCCCGAGGTCCTGGAGTGGCGACTGCCCGTGCGGCTCGACGAGTTCGCCGTCCGGCCCGACAGCGGCGGCGACGGACGGTGGCGCGGGGGAGACGGCGCGGTGCGCCGGATCCGCTTCCTGGAGCCCATGACCGTCTCCACGCTCGCCCAGCACCGCAGGATCCCGCCCTACGGCCTGGCCGGCGGCGCGCCCGGCGCGCTTGGCGCCCATCGCGTGGAACGCGCGGACGGCACGGTCACCGAACTCGGCGGCAGCGACACGGCCGACGTCGGACCGGGCGACGTACTCGTCATCGAAACCCCCGGCGGCGGAGGCTACGGCTCACCGTCGCCCGACCCCCATCAAGCAGGAGAAGAGAAAGATGATCTTCGGGCGTTCTGA
- a CDS encoding GGDEF domain-containing protein, translating into MHSWTDTLRFAFQPVVNLTTGGVAGLEVLARPETGDILAEARRDPELDGGLAVSAVRAAARKETMLPLHVNVFAGTLADLAGLPQLHDAVREVGRMTWEVTLDIVPPYTHVPQQALLEAVAALRDQGFRISADGVGDGDVPLRLLADLEPDLVKLDPSLLARPAAVRAMRTLCDELDALLCVEGVETELQYAAAVAAGAQLAQGDLFAPPARLPAADVYVPPRRPDGGAPPRSGPPVRAFVRPAALLPATASAGQVRTLLTGSPDVSGVLLVDTRGVPVRSVHRSRFLLSMSGRYGHALYADRPAFKLGDAPRTVGVDATAWEVLDVVAVGDRDRTSDDVAVVDRYGRCVGVVRLADLVRALAESRVEEAARLNPLTRLPGSDAITGEVDRRIADGRTFALSWLDVDHFKQVNDGAGFAAGDELIRSVGRTLQHAASGSTRVGHIGGDDFLVLADPEGLDPLAATVLDAPWSAGGRPVTLSLATVLCVPGSVLDHRQAAACLAPLKQAAKSLSGASWVLGRAGLPGHEIRRGAGAAAQARCAVAEPGRG; encoded by the coding sequence GTGCACTCCTGGACGGATACTCTCCGCTTCGCCTTCCAGCCGGTGGTCAATCTCACCACCGGTGGGGTGGCGGGGCTGGAGGTTCTTGCCCGTCCGGAGACCGGCGACATCCTGGCCGAAGCCCGACGCGACCCCGAACTCGACGGCGGCCTGGCCGTGTCGGCGGTCCGGGCGGCGGCCCGCAAGGAGACGATGCTGCCGCTCCACGTCAACGTCTTCGCCGGGACCCTCGCCGACCTCGCCGGGCTGCCCCAACTGCACGACGCCGTGCGGGAGGTGGGCAGGATGACCTGGGAAGTGACCCTGGACATCGTCCCGCCGTACACGCACGTGCCCCAGCAGGCGCTCCTGGAGGCCGTGGCCGCACTGCGGGACCAGGGCTTCCGGATCAGCGCGGACGGTGTCGGGGACGGCGACGTACCCCTGCGGCTGCTGGCCGATCTGGAGCCGGACCTGGTGAAGCTCGATCCCTCGCTGTTGGCGCGGCCGGCGGCCGTGCGGGCGATGCGGACCCTGTGCGACGAGCTGGACGCCCTGCTCTGTGTGGAGGGCGTGGAGACCGAGTTGCAGTACGCGGCGGCGGTCGCGGCCGGCGCGCAACTGGCGCAGGGCGACCTGTTCGCGCCGCCCGCCCGGCTGCCCGCAGCGGACGTATACGTTCCGCCCCGCCGCCCCGATGGTGGCGCGCCTCCGCGTTCGGGGCCGCCGGTACGGGCGTTCGTACGGCCCGCCGCCCTGTTGCCGGCCACCGCGTCCGCCGGTCAGGTACGCACCCTGCTGACCGGGTCGCCGGACGTGTCCGGCGTGCTGCTCGTCGACACGCGCGGGGTGCCGGTCCGCTCGGTGCACCGTTCGCGGTTCCTGCTGTCCATGTCGGGACGCTACGGCCATGCCCTGTACGCCGACCGGCCGGCGTTCAAACTCGGGGACGCGCCGCGGACGGTCGGTGTCGACGCCACCGCCTGGGAGGTGCTGGACGTCGTGGCGGTGGGCGACCGGGACCGTACGTCCGACGATGTGGCGGTCGTGGACCGGTACGGGCGATGTGTGGGCGTCGTGCGGCTCGCGGATCTCGTACGGGCGCTCGCCGAGTCGCGCGTCGAGGAGGCGGCACGGCTCAATCCGCTGACCCGGCTGCCCGGTTCGGACGCGATCACCGGTGAGGTGGACCGCCGGATCGCCGATGGGCGGACGTTCGCGCTGAGCTGGCTGGATGTCGACCACTTCAAACAGGTCAACGACGGCGCCGGATTCGCTGCGGGCGACGAGCTGATCCGGTCGGTGGGGCGGACGTTGCAGCACGCGGCGTCGGGCAGCACGCGCGTGGGGCACATCGGCGGCGACGACTTCCTGGTGCTGGCCGATCCGGAGGGGCTCGATCCGCTGGCCGCCACCGTGCTGGACGCGCCCTGGTCGGCGGGCGGGCGACCCGTGACGCTGTCCCTGGCAACGGTCCTGTGCGTGCCGGGGAGCGTGCTGGACCACCGGCAGGCCGCCGCATGTCTCGCGCCCCTGAAGCAGGCCGCGAAGTCGCTGAGCGGGGCCAGTTGGGTGCTGGGGCGCGCGGGGCTGCCCGGTCACGAGATCCGGCGCGGTGCCGGAGCGGCGGCGCAGGCCCGATGTGCCGTGGCCGAGCCGGGCCGAGGCTGA
- a CDS encoding lipid-transfer protein, whose product MTDEVAVLGVGLHPWGKWGRGFVEYGAAAARAALADAELDWRDVGSIVGADTVRGGYPGYVAGATFAKALGWQGARVSSVYAACASGAQAIGAARAQILAGLADTVLVVGADAAPKGFFRPAGGDRPDDPDWLRFRVLGATNPTYFGLYARRRMALHGDTPEDFAQVKVKNSAMGALNPYARYRKRVTAEEVAASAVVADPLRLLDICATSDGGAALVLSSMDFARRRGVAEPVRIRAVSTVTPRYPNTVLDLPDIATDSAVAVEPAAESFRASITRAAYEEAGIGPEDLSLAEVYDLSTALELQWYEDLGLCSEGEGAKLLREGATGPGGRIPVNASGGLASFGEAVPAQAIAQVCELTWQLRGAAGDRQIAGARVGVSTNQGLFGHGSAVVAVR is encoded by the coding sequence ATGACGGACGAGGTGGCGGTGCTCGGTGTGGGTCTGCACCCCTGGGGCAAGTGGGGACGCGGCTTCGTCGAGTACGGGGCGGCGGCCGCGCGTGCGGCGCTCGCCGACGCGGAGCTGGACTGGCGCGACGTGGGGTCGATCGTCGGCGCGGACACCGTGCGGGGCGGCTATCCGGGGTACGTCGCCGGGGCGACGTTCGCCAAGGCACTCGGTTGGCAGGGGGCCCGGGTGAGCAGCGTGTACGCGGCGTGCGCCTCCGGCGCCCAGGCCATCGGCGCCGCGCGGGCCCAGATCCTCGCGGGGCTCGCGGACACGGTGCTCGTGGTGGGGGCCGACGCCGCTCCGAAGGGCTTCTTCCGGCCTGCGGGAGGGGATCGGCCGGACGATCCGGACTGGCTGCGGTTCCGGGTCCTCGGGGCGACCAATCCGACGTACTTCGGGCTCTACGCGCGGCGGCGCATGGCGCTGCACGGGGACACTCCCGAGGACTTCGCTCAGGTCAAGGTGAAGAACTCGGCCATGGGGGCGCTGAATCCGTACGCGCGCTATCGCAAGCGCGTCACCGCCGAGGAAGTGGCCGCCTCCGCGGTGGTCGCCGATCCGCTGCGACTGTTGGACATCTGCGCGACTTCCGACGGCGGCGCGGCACTGGTGCTCTCCAGCATGGACTTCGCTCGGCGACGCGGCGTGGCGGAACCGGTGCGGATCCGGGCCGTGTCCACGGTGACCCCGCGCTACCCCAACACGGTGCTCGACCTGCCGGACATCGCGACGGACTCGGCGGTCGCGGTGGAGCCTGCCGCGGAGTCGTTCCGGGCATCGATCACCCGCGCCGCGTACGAGGAGGCCGGCATCGGGCCCGAGGACCTCTCCCTGGCGGAGGTCTATGACCTGTCCACCGCGCTGGAGTTGCAGTGGTACGAGGATCTGGGGCTGTGCTCCGAGGGCGAGGGCGCGAAGCTGCTGCGAGAGGGCGCAACGGGTCCGGGCGGGCGCATACCCGTGAACGCCAGCGGCGGGCTCGCCTCCTTCGGCGAGGCCGTGCCCGCTCAGGCCATTGCCCAAGTGTGCGAACTGACCTGGCAGTTGAGGGGTGCCGCGGGCGATCGGCAGATCGCGGGCGCGCGCGTGGGCGTGTCGACGAACCAAGGGCTGTTCGGGCACGGCTCAGCTGTGGTCGCGGTGCGATGA
- a CDS encoding Zn-ribbon domain-containing OB-fold protein: MIAGWFSGDGDDFRLLGTRCSACASVFFPREDTHCRNPGCPGGDLEEVPLSRRGRIWSYTDSQYRPPSPYVTNPELPWEPYALIAVELETERLVVLGQAVPGVTVRDLAVGMEVEVVPGVLHEDAEAVRTTWQWRPTRGR; encoded by the coding sequence GTGATCGCCGGATGGTTCTCCGGGGACGGAGACGACTTCCGGCTGCTCGGGACGCGCTGCTCGGCCTGCGCATCTGTGTTCTTCCCGCGCGAGGACACGCACTGCCGGAACCCGGGGTGCCCGGGTGGCGATCTGGAAGAGGTTCCGCTCTCCCGACGGGGCCGGATCTGGTCGTACACGGACAGTCAATACCGGCCACCGTCACCCTATGTGACCAACCCGGAACTTCCGTGGGAACCGTACGCGTTGATCGCTGTGGAACTGGAGACAGAGCGCCTGGTGGTGCTCGGGCAGGCGGTTCCCGGGGTCACCGTGCGTGATCTGGCGGTGGGCATGGAGGTGGAGGTCGTGCCGGGTGTTCTCCACGAGGACGCGGAGGCGGTCCGGACGACCTGGCAGTGGCGGCCGACAAGGGGGCGATGA
- the glpK gene encoding glycerol kinase GlpK has protein sequence MTDKFVAAIDQGTTSSRCIIFDQNGAIVAVDQREHRQIFPKPGWVEHDATEIWSKVQAVVAGAIAKAGLRADQLSALGITNQRETTVLWDRATGKPVHNAIVWQDTRTSALCNQLGGSDGQDRFREQTGLPLASYFSGPKAAWLLDNVPGLRARAEHGEIAFGTIDSWLIWNLTGGTEGGRHVTDVTNAGRTMLMNLETLQWDSSILSAMNVPEAVLPEIRSSAEVYGTAVGQLAGVPVASALGDQQAAVFGQACYDVGTAKNTYGTGSFLLLNTGNRPVPSKSGLLTTMGYKIGSEAPVYCLEGSIAITGALVQWFRDQLGIIRTADEIESLAASVDDNGGAYIVPAFSGLFAPYWRSDARGVVTGLTRYVTKGHLARAVLEATSWQTREVVDAMYQDSGVQITTLKVDGGMTKNNLLMQHQADVLDVPVIRPRVSETTCLGAAYAAGLATGVWNDLDELKSHWQKDVEWTPSMEAAVRDREYRNWRKAVEKSFGWLEDGEE, from the coding sequence ATGACGGACAAGTTCGTCGCCGCTATCGACCAGGGCACCACCTCCAGCCGCTGCATCATCTTCGACCAGAACGGCGCGATCGTCGCCGTCGACCAGCGCGAGCATCGCCAGATCTTCCCCAAGCCGGGCTGGGTGGAGCACGACGCCACCGAGATCTGGTCCAAGGTGCAGGCGGTGGTCGCCGGTGCCATCGCCAAGGCCGGACTGCGCGCGGACCAGCTCAGCGCGCTCGGTATCACCAACCAGCGTGAGACGACGGTGCTGTGGGACCGGGCGACGGGCAAGCCCGTGCACAACGCGATCGTGTGGCAGGACACCCGGACCTCGGCGCTGTGCAACCAGCTCGGCGGCTCCGACGGACAGGACCGTTTCCGCGAGCAGACCGGGCTGCCGTTGGCCAGCTACTTCTCCGGGCCCAAGGCGGCCTGGCTGCTCGACAATGTGCCAGGGTTGCGGGCCCGTGCGGAGCACGGTGAGATCGCCTTCGGCACCATCGACTCCTGGCTGATCTGGAACCTGACGGGCGGCACGGAAGGCGGCCGGCACGTCACCGACGTCACCAACGCCGGGCGCACCATGCTCATGAACCTGGAGACCCTCCAGTGGGACTCCTCCATCCTCTCCGCCATGAACGTCCCCGAGGCGGTGCTGCCCGAGATCCGCTCCTCCGCCGAGGTGTACGGCACCGCGGTCGGCCAGCTCGCCGGAGTGCCGGTCGCCTCCGCACTGGGCGATCAGCAGGCGGCGGTGTTCGGGCAGGCCTGCTACGACGTGGGCACGGCGAAGAACACGTACGGCACGGGCAGCTTCCTGCTGCTCAACACCGGCAACCGTCCGGTGCCGTCGAAGAGCGGCCTGCTGACGACCATGGGCTACAAGATCGGCAGTGAAGCGCCCGTGTACTGCCTGGAGGGGTCGATCGCCATAACGGGCGCGCTCGTCCAATGGTTCCGAGACCAGCTGGGCATCATCCGCACCGCGGACGAGATCGAGTCCCTCGCGGCGAGCGTCGACGACAACGGCGGCGCGTACATCGTGCCGGCGTTCTCGGGACTGTTCGCGCCCTATTGGCGCTCCGACGCGCGCGGGGTGGTCACCGGGCTCACCCGTTACGTCACCAAGGGGCATCTCGCGCGTGCGGTGCTGGAGGCGACGAGCTGGCAGACCCGTGAGGTCGTGGACGCCATGTACCAGGACTCCGGGGTGCAGATCACCACCCTGAAGGTGGACGGCGGCATGACGAAGAACAACCTGCTCATGCAGCATCAGGCGGATGTGCTCGATGTGCCGGTCATCCGGCCGAGGGTCTCCGAGACGACCTGCCTGGGTGCCGCGTACGCCGCCGGGCTCGCGACCGGGGTGTGGAACGACCTCGACGAGCTGAAGTCGCACTGGCAGAAGGACGTCGAGTGGACGCCGTCGATGGAGGCGGCGGTGCGGGACCGTGAGTACCGCAACTGGCGCAAGGCCGTGGAGAAGAGCTTCGGCTGGCTGGAGGACGGCGAGGAGTAG
- a CDS encoding MIP/aquaporin family protein, with translation MSNGDIFLGEVIGTAILILFGAGVVAAVVLKDSKAKDAGWVVIAFGWGFGVMAGAYTAAPLSGGHLNPAVTLGIAIDTGEWDKVHVYVAGQMVGAILGAVLCWLTYFAQFQANADKDKAQPTLGIFSTAPAIRNTVANLMTEIIATIGLVLPILAFGLTKGLGESGTAILIVSFLVVGIGLSLGGPTGYAINPARDLGPRLTHAVLPIPNKGTSDWGYAWIPVVGPLIGGALSGLIFNAAF, from the coding sequence ATGAGCAACGGAGACATCTTCCTCGGTGAGGTCATCGGTACCGCGATCCTGATCCTCTTCGGCGCCGGAGTCGTGGCCGCCGTCGTACTGAAGGATTCCAAGGCCAAGGACGCGGGCTGGGTCGTCATCGCGTTCGGCTGGGGATTCGGGGTGATGGCCGGGGCGTACACGGCCGCGCCGCTGTCCGGTGGACATCTGAACCCGGCGGTGACCTTGGGAATCGCCATCGACACCGGGGAATGGGACAAGGTCCACGTCTACGTCGCCGGGCAGATGGTCGGCGCGATCCTCGGCGCCGTGCTGTGCTGGCTGACGTACTTCGCGCAGTTCCAGGCCAACGCGGACAAGGACAAGGCGCAGCCGACGCTCGGGATCTTCTCCACCGCGCCCGCGATCCGCAACACCGTCGCGAACCTGATGACCGAGATCATCGCGACCATCGGCCTGGTGCTGCCGATCCTGGCGTTCGGACTGACCAAGGGGCTCGGCGAGTCCGGTACGGCGATCCTGATCGTCTCGTTCCTGGTCGTCGGCATCGGTCTGTCGCTCGGCGGTCCCACCGGATACGCCATCAACCCGGCCCGTGACCTGGGTCCGCGGTTGACGCACGCCGTCCTGCCGATTCCCAACAAGGGCACCTCGGACTGGGGTTACGCGTGGATCCCGGTGGTGGGACCGCTGATCGGCGGGGCGCTGTCCGGGCTCATCTTCAACGCAGCCTTCTGA
- a CDS encoding GTP-binding protein encodes MIFGRSERGKPPVEPVTLKILVAGGFGVGKTTLVGAVSEIRPLRTEEYLTEAGRPVDDTSGVEGKNTTTVAMDFGRITLREDLVLYLFGTPGQERFWFMWDELSEGALGAVVLADTRRLEDCFAAVDYFERRSIPFLVGVNCFEGASRYPADDVRQALDLDDDVPLVLCDARDRESVKEILIGVVQHAMAHTADRRQAVTT; translated from the coding sequence ATGATCTTCGGGCGTTCTGAGCGCGGCAAGCCCCCGGTCGAGCCCGTCACGCTCAAGATCCTGGTGGCCGGCGGCTTCGGGGTGGGCAAGACCACCCTGGTCGGCGCGGTCAGCGAGATCAGGCCGCTGCGCACCGAGGAGTACCTCACCGAGGCCGGTCGCCCGGTCGACGACACCAGCGGTGTGGAGGGCAAGAACACCACCACCGTGGCGATGGACTTCGGCCGCATCACCCTGCGCGAGGACCTGGTGCTGTACCTCTTCGGCACGCCCGGCCAGGAGCGGTTCTGGTTCATGTGGGACGAGCTCTCCGAGGGCGCCCTCGGAGCCGTCGTCCTGGCCGACACCCGGCGCCTGGAGGACTGCTTCGCCGCCGTCGACTACTTCGAGCGGCGCTCCATACCCTTCCTCGTCGGCGTCAACTGCTTCGAGGGAGCCTCCCGTTACCCGGCCGACGATGTCCGGCAGGCCCTCGACCTCGACGACGACGTGCCGCTCGTGCTGTGCGACGCGCGGGACCGGGAATCCGTCAAGGAGATCCTCATCGGCGTCGTCCAGCACGCCATGGCCCACACCGCGGACCGCAGACAGGCCGTCACCACCTGA
- a CDS encoding NUDIX domain-containing protein → MSETQHSNPNSAPDSHCSSCGAPFGEGVAGWPRTCPVCGAVAYRNPLPVAIALQPVYDTQGTALVVITRTIAPARGGIALPGGYIDDREDWRQAVVRELKEETGIDAATRDVRLIDAMSSPDGHLLLFGLLPERPADQLPPSAGTDETEGWHLLRRPEELAFPLHTAAVRAWFEGRYI, encoded by the coding sequence GTGTCCGAAACTCAACACTCCAACCCCAACTCCGCGCCCGACTCCCACTGTTCGAGCTGCGGAGCGCCCTTCGGAGAGGGCGTAGCAGGCTGGCCCCGCACCTGCCCGGTCTGCGGCGCGGTCGCCTACCGCAACCCGCTGCCGGTCGCCATCGCGCTCCAGCCCGTCTACGACACCCAGGGCACCGCCCTGGTGGTCATCACGCGAACCATCGCTCCCGCGCGTGGAGGCATCGCATTGCCCGGCGGCTACATCGACGACCGCGAGGACTGGCGGCAGGCCGTCGTCCGCGAACTCAAGGAAGAGACCGGCATCGACGCCGCCACCCGCGACGTACGGCTGATCGACGCGATGAGCTCGCCCGACGGCCACCTGCTGCTGTTCGGGCTCCTCCCGGAGCGGCCGGCCGACCAGCTCCCGCCGTCCGCCGGAACGGACGAGACGGAGGGCTGGCATCTCCTGCGCCGCCCCGAGGAACTCGCCTTCCCCCTGCACACCGCGGCCGTACGAGCCTGGTTCGAGGGCCGCTACATCTGA